Proteins encoded within one genomic window of Candidatus Binatia bacterium:
- a CDS encoding SDR family NAD(P)-dependent oxidoreductase, whose translation MNVFREKYGPWALVLGASEGLGEAFAHAAAQRGLHVAMAARRAGLLHEAADRVAGKHGVETRAIPADLSQPDFLESLKDAIRDLEVGLVVYNAAAGHIGSFVDQDLGHAMEMVEINCGGPVRVAHHFSRQMKARGKGGIILMSSGAALAGGPGNALYAAGKSFELILGEGLARELRPAGVDVLSLIGPAIDTPNFWRDDPDVDRMLGPPLPSPQVAEEALEQLGKYSSWVAGQAYRDGLAALGTLPREQQIDAMEASVLSMYGERARPVTPKE comes from the coding sequence ATGAATGTTTTCCGAGAGAAATATGGTCCTTGGGCGTTAGTCCTGGGCGCTTCCGAGGGGCTGGGAGAAGCCTTCGCTCACGCTGCCGCCCAACGTGGCCTGCATGTCGCGATGGCTGCAAGACGAGCAGGGCTGCTCCATGAGGCCGCCGACAGGGTCGCGGGGAAGCACGGTGTCGAAACTCGGGCCATTCCAGCCGACCTGAGCCAACCTGATTTTCTCGAATCCCTCAAGGACGCCATTCGGGATCTCGAGGTCGGGCTCGTCGTCTATAACGCAGCGGCCGGCCATATCGGAAGCTTTGTTGATCAGGATCTGGGCCACGCGATGGAAATGGTTGAGATCAACTGCGGCGGACCGGTACGCGTGGCGCACCATTTTTCGCGACAGATGAAAGCTCGCGGAAAAGGGGGGATCATCCTGATGAGTTCCGGCGCCGCTCTGGCAGGAGGCCCCGGCAATGCACTTTATGCGGCAGGGAAATCCTTCGAACTCATTCTCGGCGAGGGTCTCGCGCGCGAGCTCCGCCCCGCCGGAGTCGACGTCCTGTCCTTGATTGGCCCGGCAATCGATACTCCCAATTTTTGGCGCGATGATCCCGATGTCGACCGGATGCTGGGACCACCATTGCCAAGCCCGCAAGTTGCCGAGGAGGCCTTGGAGCAACTTGGAAAATATTCCTCGTGGGTCGCCGGGCAGGCTTACCGCGATGGTCTTGCCGCTCTCGGCACCCTGCCTCGCGAGCAGCAAATCGATGCCATGGAGGCATCCGTCCTGTCCATGTACGGCGAACGAGCCCGCCCTGTGACGCCGAAAGAGTAA
- a CDS encoding carotenoid oxygenase family protein: MQPADLSKLPPMQRRSFLKAALMGAGAMSLPAGLLSACGGSSNGDLPYVEPPLVVDPDIGWWLQNNFAPTYEEVTKCDLRVRGRIPPELNGSYVRNGSNPQNTNSPHWFLGDGMVHGVRFENGRVLSYKNRYVQTDLYKGGIAFNETIDNGLAPGGAAGTSNVSAFFHGGKLLSLGEIGAAFELDPDTLETLSLETFGGAIPNSMTAHPKIDPETGNLHCFGYWFVAPHITYWEISPEGVVLNEAVIETEKPTMVHSFAITNGEVIFWECPVVFDITNAIENPIDAFKWTPEYGSRLGVLPFGESGDKIRWVELPDPCFVFHETNAFRDGDEIHIDVHWLQEVFGQSDLATGEDSYRRWSINTAGEELTFRDQIIHKENWDLPKIDPRYTGLPYTHSWHAEFRDQPGTVDLGGIAYMNNRTGEGKLWTPESNIHAAEAIFVPAGPAEGDGYLLSYLYNSRTNSSTLAVFEAMNHTRGPIAEIELDLRVPYGFHGTWVPGEFLSDNADC, encoded by the coding sequence ATGCAACCCGCTGATTTGTCCAAACTGCCCCCGATGCAGAGACGCTCCTTCTTGAAGGCTGCCCTGATGGGTGCTGGCGCGATGAGCCTGCCCGCCGGCCTGTTGAGCGCCTGCGGCGGATCGAGCAATGGAGATCTACCTTACGTCGAGCCCCCGTTGGTCGTCGATCCCGATATCGGTTGGTGGCTGCAGAATAACTTCGCGCCTACGTACGAGGAGGTCACCAAATGTGACCTCCGAGTCAGGGGCCGTATTCCTCCAGAACTCAACGGCTCCTATGTTCGCAACGGCTCGAACCCGCAGAATACGAATTCCCCGCATTGGTTCCTCGGCGATGGAATGGTCCATGGAGTGCGCTTCGAGAATGGTCGGGTCCTCTCGTACAAAAATCGCTATGTCCAGACAGATCTCTACAAGGGCGGCATCGCTTTCAATGAGACCATCGACAATGGCCTTGCACCAGGAGGCGCGGCAGGCACGAGTAACGTCAGCGCGTTTTTCCACGGCGGCAAGCTTCTGAGCCTCGGAGAGATCGGCGCGGCTTTCGAGTTGGATCCCGACACACTTGAAACCCTCAGCCTCGAGACCTTCGGCGGGGCGATCCCGAATTCGATGACCGCCCATCCAAAGATCGACCCTGAGACGGGCAACCTGCATTGCTTCGGCTACTGGTTTGTCGCGCCCCATATTACTTACTGGGAGATTTCGCCCGAGGGTGTCGTTCTGAACGAAGCTGTGATCGAGACCGAAAAGCCGACGATGGTGCATTCGTTTGCGATCACCAACGGGGAGGTCATTTTCTGGGAATGTCCCGTCGTGTTCGATATTACGAATGCGATCGAGAATCCGATCGATGCCTTCAAGTGGACCCCGGAGTATGGTTCGCGACTCGGAGTTCTGCCTTTTGGTGAGTCTGGTGACAAGATCCGCTGGGTGGAGTTGCCGGATCCCTGTTTTGTCTTCCACGAGACCAATGCCTTCCGCGACGGAGACGAAATCCATATCGATGTGCATTGGCTCCAAGAGGTTTTTGGACAATCCGATCTGGCCACGGGTGAAGATAGTTACCGTCGCTGGTCCATCAATACGGCCGGCGAGGAACTTACGTTCCGCGATCAGATCATTCACAAGGAAAACTGGGATCTACCGAAGATCGACCCTCGCTACACGGGTCTCCCCTACACGCATAGCTGGCACGCCGAGTTTCGGGACCAACCGGGCACGGTCGATCTCGGTGGTATTGCCTACATGAATAATCGGACGGGTGAGGGCAAGTTATGGACGCCCGAGTCCAATATTCATGCCGCAGAAGCGATCTTTGTGCCGGCGGGCCCGGCAGAGGGTGATGGCTACCTTCTCTCCTATCTTTATAATAGCCGGACGAACAGCAGCACTCTTGCGGTCTTCGAGGCGATGAACCACACGCGGGGGCCAATCGCCGAGATCGAATTGGATTTGAGAGTGCCCTACGGCTTCCACGGCACATGGGTTCCTGGCGAATTTCTTAGCGACAACGCTGATTGCTAG
- a CDS encoding crotonase/enoyl-CoA hydratase family protein, whose translation MDFETLLTELNDGVLTITLNRPDRLNAYNHQMFLDFMACFDRSDADDDVRAIIITGAGRGFCAGADLGGGAKTFDGSTARREAENMAPRDTGGRNTLRIFRSLKPVIAAINGPAVGVGATMTLPMDIRLASEKARMGFVFARRGVVPEACSSYFLPRVVGINTAMEWVATGRVFDANEAHQRGLVSEVLAPEDLLPRARELAREIAENTSSISVALSRQMMWRMLGASHPMEAHRLDSQGMFATGGSPDAKEGVESFLQKRAPEFPGKVSADLPDIFSDWQDPPYEPGES comes from the coding sequence ATGGATTTTGAAACTTTGCTGACAGAACTCAACGACGGCGTGCTCACCATTACTCTGAACCGACCGGATCGACTCAATGCCTATAACCACCAAATGTTTCTCGACTTCATGGCTTGCTTCGACCGCTCCGACGCCGATGATGACGTGCGTGCCATTATCATCACCGGCGCCGGGCGCGGCTTCTGTGCCGGTGCCGATCTCGGGGGCGGTGCCAAAACCTTTGATGGCAGCACCGCGCGCCGCGAAGCCGAGAATATGGCCCCTCGAGATACCGGCGGACGAAACACCTTGCGGATCTTTCGATCTCTGAAGCCGGTGATCGCGGCGATCAACGGACCCGCCGTCGGGGTCGGCGCCACCATGACGCTTCCGATGGATATTCGACTCGCGAGCGAAAAGGCGCGCATGGGATTTGTCTTTGCGCGCCGCGGTGTCGTTCCGGAAGCCTGCAGCAGCTACTTTCTGCCGCGCGTCGTCGGCATCAATACCGCCATGGAGTGGGTGGCTACCGGCCGCGTCTTTGACGCCAATGAGGCCCACCAGCGAGGCCTGGTGAGCGAGGTTCTGGCACCGGAAGACCTGCTCCCCCGCGCTCGCGAGTTGGCGCGAGAGATCGCCGAGAATACAAGCTCGATCTCGGTGGCACTCTCACGCCAGATGATGTGGCGGATGTTGGGCGCCAGTCACCCCATGGAAGCCCACCGGTTGGATTCGCAGGGGATGTTCGCCACGGGCGGCTCCCCGGACGCCAAAGAAGGCGTGGAAAGCTTTTTGCAAAAACGTGCTCCGGAATTCCCGGGGAAAGTCTCCGCTGATTTACCCGATATCTTCTCGGACTGGCAGGATCCTCCCTACGAGCCCGGCGAGAGCTGA
- a CDS encoding VOC family protein — translation MDRNTELPGPEVVGIDHIVLRTKRLPELLEFYCDKLGLKVERHLKKFGLYQLRAGFALLDILDRTVADAEEEAIDSTKRDPQYDHFCLAIAELNAQELVEWLDAEEIPHGKVERRYGATGEGTSIYAADPDGRRVELKLVDED, via the coding sequence ATGGATCGGAATACGGAACTACCGGGCCCCGAGGTTGTCGGGATTGACCATATCGTGCTGCGGACGAAACGCTTGCCGGAGCTCCTCGAATTTTACTGCGATAAATTGGGCCTCAAAGTCGAGCGGCACCTCAAGAAATTCGGCCTTTATCAGTTGCGGGCAGGTTTTGCGCTTCTCGATATTCTGGATCGAACAGTGGCCGATGCTGAGGAGGAGGCCATCGATTCCACGAAGCGCGATCCGCAGTACGACCACTTCTGTCTGGCTATCGCGGAATTGAATGCGCAGGAACTGGTCGAATGGCTCGATGCGGAAGAGATTCCGCATGGGAAGGTGGAGCGCCGTTATGGCGCGACTGGCGAGGGCACTTCGATTTATGCCGCGGACCCGGATGGTCGCCGCGTTGAACTGAAATTGGTGGATGAGGATTGA
- a CDS encoding RNA-binding S4 domain-containing protein, with translation MDSVRIDKWLWAARFFKTRALAQKACAGGHVEVGGRNAKPAHPLRIGDEIHARAPRGPIIVVVKALAEKRLSSPLAAELYDDHSPPPPTSTSAASAPTMDRERGAGRPTKEDRRALRRLRGR, from the coding sequence ATGGATTCGGTACGAATTGATAAATGGCTCTGGGCGGCCAGGTTTTTCAAGACCCGCGCTCTGGCGCAAAAGGCCTGCGCCGGAGGACACGTCGAAGTCGGTGGCCGCAACGCCAAACCGGCCCACCCGTTGCGAATCGGCGACGAAATTCATGCCAGGGCTCCGCGGGGGCCCATCATCGTCGTGGTCAAGGCGCTCGCGGAAAAACGGCTTTCCTCGCCGCTTGCGGCCGAACTTTATGACGATCACTCCCCGCCGCCACCAACCTCAACATCCGCGGCGAGCGCACCCACGATGGACAGAGAACGCGGCGCCGGGAGGCCCACAAAGGAAGATCGGCGCGCCTTGCGCAGATTGCGAGGGCGTTAG
- a CDS encoding translation elongation factor-like protein produces MGFWAKLFGRVSAEDRKTQEVGRVDTYFRKAGVVALKLNRKLEVGEEILVRGATTDFAQRVKSMQIEHEAVEAARRGAEVGIKVRYRCRPGDRVFRILPA; encoded by the coding sequence ATGGGATTTTGGGCGAAATTATTCGGACGCGTATCAGCAGAGGACCGCAAGACGCAGGAAGTCGGGCGCGTAGATACGTATTTTCGCAAAGCCGGAGTTGTGGCCTTGAAGTTGAATCGCAAGCTTGAGGTTGGCGAGGAGATTCTGGTGCGCGGCGCCACGACGGATTTCGCGCAGCGCGTAAAATCCATGCAGATCGAGCATGAGGCCGTCGAAGCCGCTCGCCGGGGGGCAGAAGTAGGGATCAAGGTCCGCTACCGATGTCGCCCGGGTGACCGTGTGTTTCGTATTTTACCTGCTTGA
- a CDS encoding acyl-CoA/acyl-ACP dehydrogenase: protein MSFTLREDQKALQQGIQDFCASRFPRDQLGEIDVWSFDRALWNDLKDMGVFSLQLPEEDGGLGLGMTDAALVFVEFGRALMPGPIVWTHIAAKYIEGAANGENIVGGIDLTKGQDEPLLLEHFESLDTVIVLREDGVWKIPQSEMSGEPVRESLDPLTPTYLITSMPSGDRIGDSSESARLAREGTVLTAAMQLGVAEATTEMSVAYAGTREQFDRPIGKFQAVKHLCADSFVRQELARGAVYGAAATLEHPEVGEENRASSGAKINAGEAAMQNARTCIQVHGGMGFTWEVPAHFFLKRAWVLENAFGTIDEHSDLLA, encoded by the coding sequence ATGAGCTTTACACTTCGCGAAGACCAAAAAGCCCTTCAGCAGGGGATTCAGGATTTTTGCGCCAGCAGATTCCCCCGCGACCAGCTGGGTGAGATCGATGTCTGGTCCTTTGATCGGGCACTCTGGAACGACCTCAAGGATATGGGCGTCTTTTCCTTGCAACTGCCCGAGGAAGACGGTGGCCTCGGACTGGGAATGACCGACGCCGCTTTGGTCTTTGTCGAATTTGGCCGCGCCCTTATGCCGGGTCCGATTGTCTGGACTCATATCGCCGCCAAATACATCGAGGGAGCCGCTAACGGGGAGAATATCGTCGGCGGCATCGATCTGACCAAAGGGCAAGATGAACCTCTACTGCTCGAGCACTTCGAAAGTCTCGATACAGTGATTGTTCTGCGAGAGGATGGTGTCTGGAAAATTCCACAGTCCGAGATGTCCGGCGAACCGGTCCGCGAATCTCTGGATCCTTTGACGCCAACGTACCTGATCACCAGCATGCCTAGCGGTGATCGAATCGGTGATTCATCCGAATCGGCCCGTCTCGCGCGCGAAGGCACCGTGCTGACAGCAGCCATGCAACTGGGCGTCGCCGAAGCTACGACGGAAATGTCCGTTGCCTACGCCGGCACCCGCGAACAATTTGACCGACCGATCGGAAAATTTCAGGCGGTCAAGCATCTATGCGCGGACAGTTTCGTGCGACAAGAACTCGCAAGAGGTGCGGTCTATGGCGCCGCCGCAACTCTGGAACATCCTGAGGTGGGCGAAGAGAACCGGGCCTCCTCTGGTGCCAAGATCAATGCCGGCGAAGCAGCCATGCAAAATGCGCGGACCTGCATTCAGGTACACGGCGGTATGGGCTTCACCTGGGAAGTACCCGCACACTTCTTTCTGAAGCGGGCCTGGGTACTCGAGAATGCCTTCGGGACCATCGACGAGCATTCAGACCTCCTCGCCTGA
- a CDS encoding acyl-CoA dehydrogenase family protein: MDLKISAEDETFQGELREWLASAVNAYGKSPDRKDYQARRDYDTGWQRKLFEAGYAGITWPAEFGGRGLSLNQQLIYYEETTRAKAPYVGTNFVGLLHGGPTVMVEGTPEQKERHLGPILRGEQVWCQGFSEPNSGSDLASLSCRAERDGDHYVVNGSKIWTSFAQVADYCELLVRTDTEAPKHKGISWLIMPMDLPGIDIRPLPTLLGESEFSEMFLDNVRIPIDNRVGGENDGWRVTNVTLRFERGTAFSGEIYELKIWIEEIAKAAEAAGTLDGPMRRKIGRMRAEVDGLGYLLRYTIAQAGETGVPGVGASAIKLFMSELKQSMGDLSMQAIGRAALSRQDVGGLPADEFTFETFQSLSMTIAAGSSQIQRNIVGERILGLPKDR; the protein is encoded by the coding sequence ATGGACCTTAAAATCTCTGCAGAAGACGAGACCTTTCAGGGCGAGCTACGAGAATGGCTGGCATCTGCGGTCAATGCCTATGGAAAATCACCGGATCGGAAGGACTATCAGGCCCGACGGGATTACGACACGGGCTGGCAACGAAAGCTTTTCGAGGCCGGCTACGCAGGGATCACCTGGCCAGCCGAGTTTGGCGGCCGCGGCCTCTCGCTGAATCAGCAATTGATTTACTACGAAGAGACGACCCGGGCGAAGGCCCCCTACGTGGGCACCAACTTCGTCGGTCTTCTGCATGGCGGACCGACCGTCATGGTCGAGGGCACACCAGAACAGAAAGAACGCCATCTCGGGCCAATCCTGCGCGGCGAACAAGTTTGGTGTCAGGGTTTCTCCGAGCCCAATTCCGGATCCGATCTCGCAAGTTTGTCCTGTCGTGCCGAACGCGACGGGGACCACTACGTTGTCAACGGATCCAAGATCTGGACGAGCTTCGCGCAGGTAGCCGACTATTGTGAACTGCTCGTTCGCACGGATACCGAAGCTCCCAAGCACAAAGGGATCAGCTGGCTGATCATGCCCATGGACCTGCCCGGTATCGATATTCGTCCACTTCCCACCCTGCTTGGCGAAAGCGAGTTCAGCGAGATGTTCCTCGACAACGTGCGGATCCCGATCGACAATCGGGTCGGGGGCGAAAACGACGGTTGGCGCGTCACCAACGTGACCCTGCGCTTTGAGCGTGGCACGGCTTTCTCGGGCGAGATCTACGAACTGAAGATATGGATCGAAGAGATTGCCAAGGCCGCCGAAGCAGCCGGAACTCTCGACGGCCCGATGCGGCGAAAAATCGGGCGAATGCGCGCCGAGGTCGACGGTCTCGGCTATTTGTTGCGCTATACGATTGCACAAGCCGGCGAGACCGGCGTGCCCGGCGTGGGTGCCTCCGCGATCAAATTATTCATGTCGGAGCTGAAACAAAGTATGGGTGATCTATCGATGCAGGCAATCGGTCGCGCCGCCCTTTCGCGCCAGGACGTCGGCGGATTACCTGCCGATGAGTTCACCTTTGAAACTTTTCAATCGCTTTCCATGACGATTGCCGCTGGATCCTCGCAGATCCAGCGCAATATTGTCGGCGAACGTATTCTCGGTCTTCCGAAGGACCGCTGA
- a CDS encoding TIGR03617 family F420-dependent LLM class oxidoreductase, giving the protein MAFKVYATTSQRLEPGQIAAHALRAESLGYDGLNIPEAVHDGFIGATLALASTTRIRVATSVALAFPRSPMTTAIAAWDLATLSGSRFELGLGSQIKANIEGRYATPWTAPVPRMREYVAALRAIFRAFQSGEPLKFSGEHYRFKRLQPFFRPEPLADFALPIHLGGVATRMTELAGEVADGLVTHPTNTAPRYLREVMRPRLESGASRVGRDLKSFRLIVGCRVATGRTEADVAQERENARQSLAFLYSTPAYWSSLEIFGWESRGPALRELTREQQWSRMSELVDDDMLDAFVPSATYDNIVDVLNDWYGGLTETITFPMPENDREDDEFRQVVAALQSGSQHNA; this is encoded by the coding sequence ATGGCATTCAAGGTATATGCGACGACCAGCCAGCGTCTTGAACCGGGGCAAATTGCTGCTCATGCGCTTCGTGCCGAATCGCTCGGCTACGATGGTCTGAACATACCGGAGGCGGTGCATGATGGCTTCATCGGCGCGACCTTGGCGCTTGCGTCGACGACCCGAATCCGAGTCGCCACCAGCGTCGCGTTAGCTTTTCCGCGTAGCCCGATGACAACAGCGATCGCGGCTTGGGATCTCGCGACATTGTCGGGTAGCCGTTTCGAGTTGGGCCTCGGTTCCCAGATCAAGGCGAATATCGAAGGCCGATATGCTACGCCATGGACGGCCCCTGTGCCGCGGATGCGCGAATATGTCGCGGCATTGCGTGCCATCTTTCGCGCGTTTCAATCGGGGGAGCCACTGAAGTTTTCTGGCGAGCATTATCGTTTCAAGAGACTGCAGCCTTTCTTTCGACCGGAACCCCTCGCGGATTTTGCGTTGCCGATTCATTTAGGGGGCGTTGCTACCCGGATGACCGAACTGGCCGGCGAAGTCGCCGATGGGCTTGTGACTCATCCGACAAATACCGCCCCTCGATATTTGCGGGAGGTGATGCGGCCGCGTCTCGAGTCAGGCGCGAGTCGCGTGGGTCGCGATTTGAAATCCTTTCGCTTGATCGTCGGCTGCCGGGTGGCCACGGGGCGCACCGAAGCTGACGTCGCTCAAGAGCGAGAAAATGCTCGGCAGAGTTTGGCATTCCTGTATTCGACCCCGGCCTATTGGTCGAGTTTGGAGATTTTTGGATGGGAATCGCGAGGTCCGGCCCTGAGAGAGCTTACGCGGGAGCAGCAATGGAGTCGGATGAGCGAGTTGGTTGACGATGATATGCTCGATGCTTTTGTCCCGAGCGCCACTTACGATAATATCGTCGATGTATTGAACGACTGGTACGGTGGACTGACGGAGACGATTACTTTTCCGATGCCCGAGAATGATCGGGAAGACGATGAGTTTCGTCAGGTGGTGGCGGCTCTCCAATCTGGAAGCCAGCACAACGCATGA
- a CDS encoding glycosyltransferase family 4 protein, protein MPPANPQKVASRISPKSAAPSRVLTRLRSRVVDPVNRVVRDLLRQPGPRAAVHILIDEERESIRRGEVWERSLNSCGVTTKVAPLGKESFSSLLAREAAFVVAGTPRQPRLENFLQFAREQKRIVVLDSSRDAVRPEVMLDLLSSGGPELPRQRSLAINWVVRAPIAERSGRAQVVFRIANELGRRGHRVRVYIDPVEHLSRLSPGEIVDYMERYFGPLFLEPIIGLRRLSDADVAIATCWKSSEFVARDRNSLFRFRFLQELEENLYPESHRYFRRAKQAYHLPLRAFAFGRTLAPRVEERSLRPIEAIDLAVDQSRFFAEHPPKRHQTPRRILFYARPDRAERGFSLGMKALRLLAQRDPNLEITLFGSQEEDVGFLDFPVRYLGIPSRSELAAEMNRAQIVLSLSLSGTVSTVALEAMACGAVVVESEMSGLADILSPGEGYRLAPAEPAALAATIHELLENAELRSELASGGIAAMEKRDWASSLNQFETALLQHCFATTDFLPRPAHLAAASA, encoded by the coding sequence ATGCCTCCCGCGAATCCACAAAAAGTCGCCAGTCGAATCTCGCCAAAGTCGGCGGCACCGTCCCGGGTTCTGACGCGCTTGCGTTCGCGAGTGGTCGACCCGGTCAACCGGGTGGTGCGAGATCTGCTGCGTCAGCCAGGCCCACGCGCAGCTGTGCATATCCTGATCGACGAGGAACGGGAGTCGATCAGGCGCGGCGAGGTTTGGGAGCGTTCCCTGAACTCCTGCGGGGTGACGACGAAAGTTGCTCCTTTGGGCAAGGAGAGTTTTTCATCACTTCTGGCCCGCGAGGCCGCTTTTGTCGTGGCGGGAACCCCTCGTCAGCCTCGACTCGAAAACTTTCTGCAATTTGCTCGTGAGCAGAAGCGCATTGTGGTCCTCGACTCTTCTCGGGACGCTGTTCGGCCAGAAGTCATGCTGGACCTGCTGTCTTCCGGGGGGCCTGAACTTCCCCGGCAGCGATCCCTGGCGATCAATTGGGTGGTTCGAGCGCCGATTGCCGAGCGCAGTGGTCGCGCTCAGGTGGTGTTTCGGATTGCGAATGAACTCGGTCGGCGCGGACATCGCGTGCGGGTCTATATCGACCCGGTCGAACATCTGTCGCGCCTCTCGCCGGGCGAGATTGTCGATTATATGGAACGGTATTTCGGGCCGCTCTTTCTCGAACCAATTATAGGATTGCGCAGGCTGAGTGACGCGGATGTCGCGATCGCTACCTGCTGGAAATCGTCGGAATTTGTCGCTCGCGACCGGAATTCATTATTTAGATTCAGGTTCCTGCAGGAGTTGGAAGAAAACCTCTACCCCGAGAGTCATCGCTATTTTCGTCGGGCAAAACAGGCCTACCATTTACCGCTGCGCGCTTTCGCTTTCGGTCGCACCCTAGCGCCCAGAGTCGAGGAACGTTCTTTGCGGCCCATAGAAGCGATTGATTTGGCGGTGGACCAATCCCGCTTCTTTGCGGAGCATCCGCCCAAGCGTCACCAAACCCCGAGGCGTATCCTGTTTTATGCACGGCCAGATCGTGCAGAGCGAGGCTTCTCTCTGGGGATGAAAGCGTTGCGCCTTCTGGCGCAGCGCGATCCGAACCTTGAAATTACCCTCTTCGGTTCGCAGGAAGAAGATGTCGGGTTTCTCGACTTTCCTGTCCGTTATCTGGGGATTCCCTCACGAAGCGAGCTCGCGGCCGAAATGAACCGTGCCCAGATTGTGCTCTCGCTGTCATTATCGGGAACGGTATCCACGGTGGCTCTCGAGGCCATGGCGTGCGGCGCAGTTGTCGTTGAATCCGAAATGTCCGGGCTTGCCGATATTCTCTCCCCGGGGGAAGGCTATCGCCTTGCACCCGCAGAACCTGCTGCCCTGGCCGCGACGATCCATGAACTTCTGGAGAATGCTGAACTTCGGAGCGAGTTGGCTTCTGGAGGGATTGCCGCGATGGAAAAGAGGGATTGGGCTTCATCGCTCAATCAATTCGAAACAGCTCTTCTCCAGCATTGCTTTGCCACGACAGATTTTCTTCCGCGGCCGGCTCATTTGGCGGCAGCTTCGGCCTGA